In the Phaeobacter piscinae genome, CAATCGAATTGGACAGACTGCGGATGGGCTGCTGAACTTGGCTGCGGCAAGGGCACGCCTTGCGCAGGACGCCGTTCTCTAGTCCTGGGCCATGCCGCTCAGCTAAAGGGGAGAGAGTGAGCGGGGCATGACACGGCAAGCGACGTCTTCCATGGAACCGCGGAGCGAACTGTTCTATTGATGGGTCACAGCTTCGGACCCCTGGTTGGCGTCACGCGCAGACCGCAAACAGGACGCGCCTGACCATGAGTCCAGCGCGGGAGGCGGCGGCAAAATAATGGATTTTCTGCGCGACCGTGCAGGTAGGATTGGGTTGAAATGAACAAATACCGGTATTCAGTTGTGCTTCTCACCTACAATCAGCAGGACTATGTGAAAGAGGCGGTTGAGGCGGTTCTTGCGCAGGAGAGCGATCCGATCGAGATCCTTCTGTCGGATGATTGCTCAAAGGATGAAACTTTCGAGGTAATGAAGGCGCTGGTTGCCGATTACAAAGGTCCGCATTCTGTCGTGTTGAACAAAAATCCGCAGAATTTGGGCGTGAATAAACATATCGAACGGTGTGTTGAACTTAGTTCTGGCGACGTTATCATTGCGGCCTCTGGTGACGATATTTCTTTGCCGGGTCGTGTGGCGCGCACCATTGAGGTCTTTGAGCGAGACGATCCGCTTCTGTCCTTCTCACATGGTCGGGTTGAGACATTGGACGGCAAACCTATGCCGAAATCCTATGCAAAAGCCACCTTCTATACCCGAACCGATGCGATGTCTGCCGCCTGTTCCATGCAGTTGTTCCTCGGTGCGACCTGTGCATGGCACAAAGATCTGTTCCGCAAGTATGGTCCCATTCAGTTTGCGGATTGCTACGAGGATCTTGTTCTTGGTTTTCGTGCAGCGCTTGAAGGCAGGGTGGCGTTCATCGACGAGGAGCTCATTGTGTATCGCGTCGGTATGGGCCAGACCAGCACAGCCCGGCACATTGCGGATGCGGAGGCCTTTCGAAACAAGCGTTTGATTGAGGTTAGTCGAGAGATTTTCCTTCTGCGTCAGCGCCTTGCAGATGCGCAGGTGTTTGGTCTCAGTGACCAAGATCCAATAGTAAAAGCCATGCGTCGCCGACTGGAGGAACGACAACTGCGCCGATCCTATCTGGAAGGAGGGTTGCGAAAGCTCGGGGTCTCAGCTTGGAGACATCCCTCATGGGTGCTGGGATTTGCCCTATCCGAACGTCGGCGCCTCAATAAAGCGCTCAAAACCGCCTGAGCGCCGCCGAGGGTATCGATCCGCAGGCCTCAACCAAGGTCTTTCAGAGTGTCCAGCAGGGTTTTGCAGGCGCCGGTGATGTGGTCGCGGGTGAGCGCCGCTGCAAGGTCGGCATCTCCGGCAACACAGGCTTCCCAGATCGCGAGGTGCTCGGCATTGGCGCGTTCGTTGCCGTTGGACAGTACCAACTGCGCCCGCAGATAACTGTCGACACGATCCATCGCATTGTCGATCACATCCATATGATACTGCAGCCCGCTTTCCCGGTAGAGCGTGGAGTGGAAATCGCGGTTCAAATCACCCCAGGTCATCGGGTCTTCGGATTGCGAAAACGCCTCCAAACAAGCTTTCGCGGTGGAGATGGCGGTGGGGGACATGCGCGGCACCGCGCGACGGATAACTTCAGATTCCAAAACGGCCCGGAAATCGAAGATTTCCTGAGCTTCCTGGGCTGACAGGCCAGAGACCACGGCGCCTTTATAGCGTTGGGTTTTTACCAGTCCTTGCTCTTCCAGGCGCGAAATTGCTTCGCGCACAGGGATTCGGCTGGTGTTGAACATCTGGGCGATTTCATCCTGCCGCAGCGGTTCGCCTTCCTTCAGGTCGCCTTCGATGATGGCCTTGCGCAGGGCGTCGAAAACAATCGTCGAGGCGGAGGCGGTCTTGGATATATCTACGGATTTCAACTTCATATCTGCGCTCCCTGCCGTCGTTATATCCCTGATCATGGTCGAGGGGGAAGTGTACATAAATCAGATATTGAATATTGGATCCAATATGCATTATGAAGGCGTCATCAGCGCCGGGCGCGCCTTGCGGGCTCAGGTTCAAACCCATTGGAGAGGATCCAACCATGACAAACCCTGTGTTCTCCGGCTGCATTCCGGCCCTGATGACCCCCTGTACCGCAGATCGGCGCCCCGATTTTGATGCGCTGGTGAAAAAGGGGCAGGAGCTGATCGCCAAAGGCATGTCCGCGGTGGTCTACTGTGGCTCCATGGGTGATTGGCCGCTGATCAGCGATGCTGAGCGGATGGAAGGGGTCGCCCGACTCGTTGCGGCTGGCGTTCCGACCATTGTCGGCACTGGTGCCGTCAACACGATGCAGGCCGCAGCCCATGCCGCCCATGCCGCAGAGGTGGGGGCTGCCGGTCTCATGGTGATCCCGCGCGTCTTGTCACGAGGCAGCTCGGTTGCCGCACAACGCGACCACTTCGCCGCGGTGCTCTCTGCTGCGCCAACGTTGCCGGCGGTGATCTACAACAGCCCCTACTATGGGTTTGCCACCCGGGCGGATCTGTTTTTCGATCTGCGTAAGGATCATCCCAACCTGATTGGGTTCAAGGAATTCGGGGGCGCTGACGATCTGCGCTATGCGGCTGAAAATATCACCTCTCAGGACAGCAGTGTCACCCTGATGATCGGTGTCGATACCACTGTATTCCACGGGTATGTCAACTGCGGGGCCGGGGGTGCTATCACGGGGATCGGGAATGCGCTGCCGGACGAGGTCCTGCACCTTGTCGCCCTTTGCCAACGCGCAGCGAAAGGGAACGCCACCGCTCGGCGTCAGGCTCTGGAGCTGGAAGCAGCGCTGGCGGTGCTATCCTCCTTTGATGAGGGGGCGGATCTGGTCCTTTATTACAAGCATCTGATGGTGCTGAATGGGGATAGCGAATACCGCCTGCACTTCAATGAAAGCGACCGATTGAGCGCCAGCCAACAGGCCTATGTCGAGGCCCAGTATGCGCTGTTTCGCAGCTGGTATGCGGATTGGAGCCAGCAGCCCGACATTGCCGCCCTATGCGCGTAATCGACAGCCATACCGGCGGCGAGCCGACCCGCCTGATCCTGTCTGGCGGGCCGGATCTCGGCGGTGGATCACTGGCAGAACGGGCGCATCGGCTGTTTCGGGATCACCGCGATTTCTGCAGCGCAGTGCTGTCCGAGCCACGCGGTCACGACGCTATGGTTGGTGCCTTGTTGGTGCCGACCACCGATCCGGCTGCCGCGGCAGCGGTGATTTACTTCAATCCGATTGGATCGTTGGGCATGTGCGGTCACGCCACCATCGGCATCGCCGTGAGTTTGCATCATCTGGGCCGTCTTGATCTGGGGCGGCATCAACTCGAAACGCCGGTCGGGACCGTAGGCGTGCATTTGCAGGCAGCGAACAGGGCTGCCGTCGAAAATGTCGAGAGTGATCGGTATCGCGCTGATGTTGCGGTGGAGGTGCCGGGACAGGTACCGATTTCCGGCGATATCGCCTGGGGTGGTAATTGGTTCTTTCTGACCTCGGATGTCCCGGCACCGCTAACGCTGGCCCATGTCGACCAGCTGACCACCAGTGCTGTGGCCCTGCGGCAGGCCCTGGCGGAGCAGGGGATCACCGGCCGCGATGGAGCAGCGATTGACCACATCGAATTTGTCGGACCACCCCTGACCCGTGTCGGTCACGCGCGCAACTTCGTTCTTTGCCCCGGAACGGCTTATGACCGGTCCCCCTGCGGTACCGGGTCTGCGGCGAAGCTGGCCTGTCTGGCCGCAGATGGTGATCTGGCGCCGGGTGTGACCTGGATCCAGGAGAGCGTGATCGGTAGCACCTACGCGCTGCACTATCGGCCAGGCCCGACTGGAGGCGTGATCGCAACAATTGCCGGTACGGCCTTTGTGACCGGCGACACTGTTCTGAACTTTGACCCTGCCGATCCCTACCGGGCGGGGATCACCAGCCAAGAGGTATATTGATGGAATATAGAAACCTAATCGCAGGCGACTGGTCAGAGACCGCCGCCGCCGCCGCCAATATCAATCCCTCCGATACGCAGGACGTCTTGGGATACGCTGCCAATAGTCCGGCGGAAGATATGGAGCGCGCGATCGCCGCTGCCCGAGACGCGGCTCCGGGATGGGCGGCCAGCACGCCACAGCAGCGATTTGATGTGCTGGACGCCATCGGCACCGAAATTCTGGCCCGCAAGGCTGAACTGGGAAAACTGCTCTCTCGCGAGGAGGGCAAGACCCTGCCTGAAGGGATTGGCGAGGCCGCACGCGCCGGGCAAATCTTCAAGTTCTTTGCAGGTGAAACCCTGCGCCAAGCGGGGGAAATCCTTGGCTCGGTACGGCCCGGTGTCGGCGTCGAGGTGACGCGCTCTCCGGTGGGGGTTGTCGGCTTGATCACGCCTTGGAATTTTCCCATCGCCATTCCCGCTTGGAAGATCGCGCCGGCGCTGGCCTATGGCAATGCGGTTGTCCTGAAACCGGCTGAGTTGACGCCGGGGTGCGCGCATGCTCTGGCGGAGATCATCAGTCGCTCGGGTTTGCCGGAGGGGGTATTCAACATTGTGTTCGGCACAGGCAGTACGGTTGGTCAAACGCTGGTGCAAAGCCGCCATGTGGATGCCATCTCCTTTACCGGTTCGGTTGAGACAGGCAGCGCCATAGCGGCAGCCTGCGGGGCGCAGCGCAAGAAGGTGCAGCTGGAAATGGGTGGCAAGAACCCGATGGTGGTGCTGGATGACGCTGATCTTGAGACGGCGGTGGACGCCAGCCTCAACGGTGCGTTTTTCTCCACAGGTCAGCGCTGTACCGCATCCTCGCGGCTGATCGTGACCGAGGGCATCCACGACCGTTTTGTTGCGGCACTTGGAGAGCGGATGACGGGCTTGCGGGTCGGCAACGCTCTGGACGGCAGCACTCAGATCGGCCCGGTTGTGGATGAGCGGCAGTTGGAGAAGGATCTCTACTATCTCGACCTGGCTGCCAGTGAGGGCGGGCAGTTGCTTGGAGGGCAAACGCTTCAGCGCAGCACCAAGGGTTTCTATTTGGCACCCGCGCTTGTCACCGAAACGTCAAATGACATGCGGATCAATCAAGAGGAGGTTTTTGGTCCGCTCGCCTCTGTGATCCGCGTGGCAGATTATGATGAGGCTTTGGCGGTGGCCAATGACACGCCTTTTGGCCTCAGCGCGGGGATTTGCACAGGATCTCTGAAATATGCCACGCATTTCAAGGCACATGTCGAGGCTGGCATGGCGATGGTGAACCTGCCCACTGCGGGCGTCGACTATCACGTGCCCTTCGGTGGCGCCAAGGGGTCCAGCTTTGGTGCGCGCGAACAGGGCAGCCATGCGAAAGAGTTCTATACCAAGGTCAAAACCGCCTATACCCTGG is a window encoding:
- a CDS encoding glycosyltransferase; its protein translation is MKEAVEAVLAQESDPIEILLSDDCSKDETFEVMKALVADYKGPHSVVLNKNPQNLGVNKHIERCVELSSGDVIIAASGDDISLPGRVARTIEVFERDDPLLSFSHGRVETLDGKPMPKSYAKATFYTRTDAMSAACSMQLFLGATCAWHKDLFRKYGPIQFADCYEDLVLGFRAALEGRVAFIDEELIVYRVGMGQTSTARHIADAEAFRNKRLIEVSREIFLLRQRLADAQVFGLSDQDPIVKAMRRRLEERQLRRSYLEGGLRKLGVSAWRHPSWVLGFALSERRRLNKALKTA
- a CDS encoding GntR family transcriptional regulator, with product MKLKSVDISKTASASTIVFDALRKAIIEGDLKEGEPLRQDEIAQMFNTSRIPVREAISRLEEQGLVKTQRYKGAVVSGLSAQEAQEIFDFRAVLESEVIRRAVPRMSPTAISTAKACLEAFSQSEDPMTWGDLNRDFHSTLYRESGLQYHMDVIDNAMDRVDSYLRAQLVLSNGNERANAEHLAIWEACVAGDADLAAALTRDHITGACKTLLDTLKDLG
- a CDS encoding dihydrodipicolinate synthase family protein, whose translation is MTNPVFSGCIPALMTPCTADRRPDFDALVKKGQELIAKGMSAVVYCGSMGDWPLISDAERMEGVARLVAAGVPTIVGTGAVNTMQAAAHAAHAAEVGAAGLMVIPRVLSRGSSVAAQRDHFAAVLSAAPTLPAVIYNSPYYGFATRADLFFDLRKDHPNLIGFKEFGGADDLRYAAENITSQDSSVTLMIGVDTTVFHGYVNCGAGGAITGIGNALPDEVLHLVALCQRAAKGNATARRQALELEAALAVLSSFDEGADLVLYYKHLMVLNGDSEYRLHFNESDRLSASQQAYVEAQYALFRSWYADWSQQPDIAALCA
- a CDS encoding proline racemase family protein codes for the protein MRVIDSHTGGEPTRLILSGGPDLGGGSLAERAHRLFRDHRDFCSAVLSEPRGHDAMVGALLVPTTDPAAAAAVIYFNPIGSLGMCGHATIGIAVSLHHLGRLDLGRHQLETPVGTVGVHLQAANRAAVENVESDRYRADVAVEVPGQVPISGDIAWGGNWFFLTSDVPAPLTLAHVDQLTTSAVALRQALAEQGITGRDGAAIDHIEFVGPPLTRVGHARNFVLCPGTAYDRSPCGTGSAAKLACLAADGDLAPGVTWIQESVIGSTYALHYRPGPTGGVIATIAGTAFVTGDTVLNFDPADPYRAGITSQEVY
- a CDS encoding aldehyde dehydrogenase family protein is translated as MEYRNLIAGDWSETAAAAANINPSDTQDVLGYAANSPAEDMERAIAAARDAAPGWAASTPQQRFDVLDAIGTEILARKAELGKLLSREEGKTLPEGIGEAARAGQIFKFFAGETLRQAGEILGSVRPGVGVEVTRSPVGVVGLITPWNFPIAIPAWKIAPALAYGNAVVLKPAELTPGCAHALAEIISRSGLPEGVFNIVFGTGSTVGQTLVQSRHVDAISFTGSVETGSAIAAACGAQRKKVQLEMGGKNPMVVLDDADLETAVDASLNGAFFSTGQRCTASSRLIVTEGIHDRFVAALGERMTGLRVGNALDGSTQIGPVVDERQLEKDLYYLDLAASEGGQLLGGQTLQRSTKGFYLAPALVTETSNDMRINQEEVFGPLASVIRVADYDEALAVANDTPFGLSAGICTGSLKYATHFKAHVEAGMAMVNLPTAGVDYHVPFGGAKGSSFGAREQGSHAKEFYTKVKTAYTLA